In the genome of Flavobacterium panacagri, one region contains:
- a CDS encoding calcium:proton antiporter yields MKQLLQWTIIIPILSWALLFSGLIKDSSIFQIAASILLILSVMSAVHHSEIIAERVGEPYGTIILAISITVIEVSIIVSLMLSEGSEAASLARDTVYAATMLILNGIIGLCLLIGSIKHYEQNFSTSSVTIGLVSLISIIVFTLVFPTFTESVHGSYYSTPQLIFASIACLVIYGSFLFAQTKGYRQYFLTNGTNEDESKTHPIEINNKTFYTSLVFLLVSLGIVVLLAKTLSPTIETIIIGYNLPKSLVGVIIAIIILLPEAIAAIIAARKNRLQTSLNLALGSALASIGLTIPSVAAVCIIMGMPIVLGLDIKSIVLLALSVFTVMLSLSKGKSNIVYGVVLLVNLFAFMFLMIYP; encoded by the coding sequence ATGAAACAATTATTACAGTGGACCATCATTATCCCGATCCTCTCGTGGGCTCTCCTATTTAGCGGGCTGATAAAAGACAGCAGTATTTTTCAAATTGCTGCGAGTATATTGCTTATTCTTAGTGTAATGTCAGCCGTTCATCATTCAGAAATCATCGCAGAACGCGTGGGAGAACCTTACGGAACCATAATTTTGGCTATTTCTATTACTGTAATTGAAGTTTCTATAATTGTCTCTTTAATGCTTTCTGAAGGATCAGAAGCCGCTTCTTTAGCTAGAGATACCGTTTATGCCGCTACTATGCTGATTTTAAATGGTATTATCGGATTGTGTCTTCTTATTGGAAGCATTAAACATTACGAACAGAATTTCTCCACTTCCTCAGTAACTATTGGTTTGGTTTCATTGATTTCTATTATTGTCTTTACTTTAGTGTTTCCTACATTTACCGAAAGTGTCCATGGCTCTTATTATTCAACACCTCAATTAATCTTTGCTTCTATTGCCTGTCTGGTTATTTACGGCTCTTTTTTATTCGCACAGACAAAAGGCTACCGTCAATATTTTCTAACGAACGGAACAAATGAAGATGAATCGAAAACACATCCAATCGAAATCAATAATAAAACATTTTATACCAGTCTTGTTTTTCTTTTAGTCAGTTTAGGAATTGTAGTTTTGTTAGCCAAAACGCTCTCGCCTACAATTGAAACTATTATTATAGGCTATAATCTTCCAAAATCATTAGTTGGTGTTATTATCGCGATTATCATTTTATTACCCGAAGCGATTGCAGCTATTATTGCAGCCAGAAAAAATAGATTGCAGACGAGTTTAAACTTAGCTTTAGGTTCTGCCCTAGCCAGTATCGGATTAACAATTCCGAGTGTCGCTGCAGTTTGTATTATTATGGGAATGCCGATTGTTTTAGGACTCGATATTAAATCGATTGTGCTTTTGGCTTTGTCTGTTTTTACGGTAATGCTTTCTCTCAGTAAAGGAAAATCGAATATTGTTTATGGTGTTGTGCTTTTAGTGAATTTGTTTGCTTTTATGTTTTTGATGATTTATCCTTGA